In Microbulbifer salipaludis, a genomic segment contains:
- the msbA gene encoding lipid A export permease/ATP-binding protein MsbA, which translates to MDKSSQPVLKPRHGAKTYRRLLSYAVPQWPLFVVAVFGFLLFSSMEVVLIAVTELLLDAVGAGIEQGKGFLSRYVAGFFPGGIMPQETARWLVPSAMLVIIILRAIGNFIGSYGLAYVARAVIHQLRSELFEHIGQLPSSYFDRYTGAFLISKVAYNVEQVTNSITKALRTLIRSSFTAIGLLTYLLMVNWKLTLTFFLFVPIIAVIVGIVGRRFRKLSHRIQNTMGDVTHVTQEAINGYEVVRMYGGRKYENARFQSASNANRQQFMKLVVADNASVSVIQTLVGLATAVLVWFALAPGMVESMTAGVFASYIGAAASLAKPIRNLSEVYAEIQKGIAAAESIFEVFDAPKEPAGGQLALPKPVSGNVTFEHLVFRYNEDGPDVLSDIDFTVQAGQTVALVGASGSGKSTLVSLLSRFYEPTAGRILLDGVDITQVPVSELRAQISLVSQNIVLFNDTVYRNIAYGELEGKPEAEVQRAVDLAHARDFIDELPEGLNTVLGDNAQILSGGQRQRLAIARALLKDSPLLILDEATSALDNASERHIQAALAEVMKNRTTFVIAHRLSTIENADCILVMDQGRIVESGSHSELLAQRGRYAALLQQQSGGLLE; encoded by the coding sequence ATGGATAAATCTTCCCAGCCGGTGCTGAAGCCCCGGCACGGTGCCAAGACCTATCGCCGTCTCCTCTCTTACGCCGTTCCCCAGTGGCCGCTGTTTGTGGTCGCCGTATTCGGGTTCCTGCTGTTTTCCAGTATGGAAGTGGTGCTGATTGCGGTCACCGAGCTGCTGCTCGATGCAGTGGGTGCCGGCATTGAGCAGGGCAAGGGGTTCCTCTCCCGCTATGTGGCCGGGTTCTTCCCCGGCGGCATCATGCCGCAGGAAACGGCCCGCTGGCTGGTGCCTTCAGCCATGCTGGTCATTATCATTCTGCGGGCCATTGGTAACTTCATTGGCAGCTACGGGCTTGCCTATGTGGCCCGGGCGGTCATTCACCAGCTTCGCTCCGAGCTGTTCGAGCATATCGGGCAGTTGCCCAGCAGCTACTTTGACCGCTACACCGGTGCTTTCCTGATTTCCAAGGTTGCCTACAACGTGGAGCAGGTGACCAACTCGATCACCAAGGCGCTGCGGACCCTGATCCGCTCGTCGTTCACGGCCATTGGTCTGTTGACCTACCTGCTGATGGTGAACTGGAAACTGACGCTGACCTTCTTTCTGTTCGTACCTATCATCGCCGTCATCGTCGGCATTGTCGGGCGGCGATTCCGCAAGCTCAGCCACCGGATTCAGAACACGATGGGTGACGTTACCCATGTCACCCAGGAAGCCATCAATGGCTACGAAGTGGTGCGGATGTACGGCGGCCGCAAGTACGAGAACGCACGCTTTCAGTCGGCGAGTAACGCCAACCGCCAACAGTTCATGAAACTGGTGGTGGCCGACAACGCGAGTGTTTCGGTCATCCAGACCCTGGTGGGCCTGGCCACCGCAGTACTGGTCTGGTTTGCACTGGCACCGGGCATGGTGGAGTCCATGACCGCGGGGGTGTTCGCGTCGTATATCGGGGCGGCGGCGTCGCTGGCGAAGCCTATTCGCAACCTGTCAGAGGTGTACGCGGAAATCCAGAAAGGCATCGCGGCCGCAGAAAGCATCTTTGAAGTGTTTGATGCTCCCAAGGAGCCGGCGGGTGGCCAGCTGGCACTGCCCAAGCCCGTGTCTGGAAATGTGACTTTTGAGCACCTGGTCTTCCGCTACAACGAGGACGGCCCGGATGTACTCTCCGATATCGACTTTACCGTGCAGGCGGGGCAGACAGTGGCACTGGTGGGCGCGTCTGGTTCGGGCAAGAGCACGCTGGTGAGCCTGCTGTCGCGTTTTTATGAGCCCACGGCGGGGCGGATTTTGCTCGACGGTGTCGACATTACTCAGGTGCCGGTATCCGAGCTGCGGGCGCAGATCAGCCTGGTTTCGCAAAACATTGTCCTGTTCAACGATACGGTCTATCGCAACATCGCGTATGGGGAGCTGGAAGGCAAACCGGAAGCGGAAGTGCAGCGCGCGGTCGATCTGGCCCACGCGCGGGACTTCATCGATGAGCTGCCCGAGGGGCTCAACACGGTGTTGGGTGATAATGCGCAGATTCTGTCGGGCGGCCAGCGCCAACGCCTGGCGATTGCGCGGGCCCTGCTCAAAGATTCCCCGCTCCTGATTCTGGATGAGGCCACCTCTGCCCTGGATAACGCGTCGGAGCGGCATATCCAGGCGGCGCTTGCGGAAGTGATGAAGAACCGGACCACCTTTGTGATCGCGCATCGGTTGAGTACGATCGAGAATGCGGATTGCATCCTGGTGATGGATCAGGGGCGCATTGTGGAAAGCGGCTCTCACAGCGAGCTGCTGGCACAGCGTGGCCGCTATGCGGCGCTGCTGCAGCAGCAGTCGGGCGGTTTGCTCGAATAG
- a CDS encoding ExbD/TolR family protein, with product MQFRRQNTEQDGVNLTPLIDVVFLLLIFFMVSTTFTKESHLKLNLPEAAGPQAETPPSTIEVLINADGSYSVDGRALINKRLATLKSALSEVSGGEYNRPLIITADATAQHQAVVRAMDAAGQLGFVHLSITTRQPDEQ from the coding sequence ATGCAATTTCGTCGCCAGAATACCGAGCAGGACGGGGTAAATCTCACGCCACTGATTGATGTGGTGTTCCTGCTGCTGATCTTCTTTATGGTGTCTACCACCTTTACCAAGGAAAGCCATCTCAAGCTGAATCTACCGGAGGCCGCAGGTCCGCAGGCAGAAACCCCGCCTTCCACCATCGAAGTGCTGATCAATGCCGACGGCTCATACTCCGTGGATGGCCGGGCCCTGATTAACAAGCGGTTGGCCACACTCAAATCTGCACTGTCGGAAGTGTCCGGCGGCGAGTACAATCGCCCGCTGATCATTACCGCAGATGCCACCGCTCAACATCAGGCGGTGGTTCGTGCTATGGATGCCGCGGGGCAGCTGGGATTTGTACACCTCAGCATTACTACCCGGCAGCCAGACGAACAGTAA
- a CDS encoding MotA/TolQ/ExbB proton channel family protein, whose amino-acid sequence MLEIIKSGGWLMLPILLCSVAVIAIFIERLWTLNERKIAPRALLGDVWTSLKSNQLTTEKIKELRDSSPLGRIFAAGLANSKHGRDVMKDSIEEAASQVVHELERFLNVLGTIAAVAPLIGLLGTVVGMIQVFTAIMLEGTGNAGVLAGGISQALITTAAGLSVAIPALMAHRYFQRRVDSIVVTMEQEAVKLVDALHSDRRIEAAA is encoded by the coding sequence GTGTTAGAAATCATTAAATCCGGCGGCTGGCTGATGCTGCCAATCCTGCTTTGTTCTGTCGCTGTCATCGCCATTTTCATCGAGCGCCTGTGGACGCTCAACGAGCGCAAGATCGCGCCACGCGCGCTGCTCGGCGATGTCTGGACCAGTCTGAAGAGCAATCAGCTCACCACGGAAAAGATCAAGGAACTGCGTGACTCCAGCCCTCTGGGCCGTATTTTTGCCGCCGGTCTGGCGAATTCCAAACACGGCCGGGATGTGATGAAAGACAGTATCGAAGAGGCCGCCAGCCAGGTGGTCCACGAGCTCGAGCGTTTTCTGAACGTGCTCGGCACCATCGCGGCGGTTGCGCCGCTGATCGGGCTGCTGGGCACTGTCGTCGGCATGATCCAGGTGTTTACCGCAATTATGCTCGAGGGCACCGGTAATGCCGGGGTATTGGCTGGCGGTATCTCCCAGGCCCTGATTACCACTGCCGCGGGGCTCAGTGTGGCGATTCCGGCCCTGATGGCGCACCGTTACTTCCAGCGCCGCGTGGACTCCATTGTGGTGACCATGGAGCAGGAAGCCGTCAAACTGGTGGATGCTCTGCACAGCGACCGCCGCATCGAAGCGGCGGCCTGA
- a CDS encoding DNA internalization-related competence protein ComEC/Rec2: protein MNPAVRTRVPGALWACAVGIGQVAFWPRLPGTADLAGGALLALGAMSLLALTSRNRAHRGRWQIPVVGILLPFLLGTCWGLQWNHRALEQRLPPELHGTDHDVRVELMSLVHRSPAASRFGPPAALPSGYQDARFRARIIHTDDPRLHNRTLQLGWYRVAPADAARLTTGSRWQMRVRLKEPRGSVNPHTFDYEAWLLEQGLFATGYVRDRDQLPVHIAAGSGVGALRDALRRQLSHQTAEGAGYTQASLIRALLLGDRSGIDTPTKTLLQRTGTAHLLAISGLHVGMVAGAFFLFGWFFGRLFGAFTGGRWCSPLTIAGFAALSGALGYTLISGAPLSAQRALLMTAVAMVALLCRRRMDGQLTLALAVCGVLLWQPLAVLNAGFWLSFIAVGALLLRFQGRLNAGVGGTPVETSARPAGAGKGGARRLAQVLCTWLVNGVRSQWAIFLGLLVPSVLIFHGISLSGLLINLVAIPWVGLSILPLILLGALCPLLPLKTLLWTLADLQLSWLLALFGWLDGLAPGWQVLPVPGPWVTVLLVLSALALLLPKGVPGRGLGLLCFPVIAVGATPWQRPAPATFELSVLDVGQGLAVTATTAQHTVIFDTGASTARGWSAGAGIVAPYLRARGRPSVDGLIVSHGDRDHAGGAAGVMAMLAVDQLFAPGRLGQRLSAQAAADATGPPPLVIGTQPCVAGSSVQFGELAVRWMWPLSPALNGEENDHSCVGLLTWRDTRVLLTGDISRRVEARLAALYPDFAPVDVLVAPHHGSRTSSSPALLAWAAPQRVVFSAGYRHHFGHPHPQVVSRYRALGAQLFNTAELGAVEFQWREQDDAPSVQCARGVAKFWRASDGGASACMLSPVHPRQD from the coding sequence ATGAATCCGGCTGTTCGCACAAGGGTTCCCGGGGCACTCTGGGCCTGTGCCGTGGGTATCGGGCAGGTGGCTTTCTGGCCCCGGTTGCCGGGCACGGCGGATCTGGCGGGCGGCGCGTTACTGGCGCTGGGCGCTATGAGCCTGCTGGCCCTGACCTCCCGCAACAGGGCCCATCGCGGCAGGTGGCAAATACCCGTGGTCGGGATTTTACTGCCGTTCTTGCTGGGTACCTGCTGGGGCCTGCAATGGAACCACCGGGCCCTTGAGCAGCGCTTGCCGCCGGAACTGCACGGTACCGATCACGACGTGCGAGTTGAGCTCATGTCCCTGGTACACCGCTCTCCGGCAGCCTCCCGGTTTGGTCCACCGGCCGCGCTGCCCAGCGGCTATCAGGATGCGCGCTTCCGTGCGCGAATTATCCATACCGATGACCCGCGTTTACACAACCGCACGTTGCAACTGGGCTGGTACCGGGTGGCGCCTGCGGATGCCGCGCGCCTGACCACTGGCAGCCGCTGGCAGATGCGCGTGCGGTTGAAGGAGCCACGGGGCAGCGTCAATCCACACACCTTTGATTACGAGGCGTGGCTGCTGGAGCAGGGGCTGTTTGCCACTGGCTATGTGCGCGACCGGGATCAATTGCCCGTACATATCGCTGCGGGGTCCGGGGTGGGGGCGCTGCGCGATGCCTTGCGTCGCCAGCTCTCGCATCAGACTGCGGAGGGCGCGGGATACACTCAGGCGTCGCTTATCCGCGCACTGTTGCTTGGCGACCGCAGTGGCATCGACACCCCAACAAAAACCTTGTTGCAGCGTACCGGCACGGCCCATTTGCTGGCGATTTCCGGGCTCCATGTGGGCATGGTGGCGGGTGCTTTCTTCCTGTTTGGCTGGTTTTTCGGGCGACTGTTCGGTGCCTTTACCGGTGGACGATGGTGCAGCCCGTTGACCATTGCCGGGTTTGCGGCGCTCTCAGGGGCGCTCGGCTACACCCTGATTAGCGGAGCCCCCCTGTCTGCCCAGCGCGCGCTGCTGATGACGGCGGTGGCGATGGTTGCGCTGCTTTGCCGACGGAGAATGGATGGGCAGCTGACCCTTGCCCTGGCAGTTTGTGGCGTACTGTTGTGGCAGCCTCTGGCGGTGTTGAATGCCGGGTTCTGGCTGTCGTTTATCGCCGTTGGGGCCTTGTTGCTGCGTTTCCAGGGTCGGCTGAATGCGGGAGTGGGCGGCACCCCGGTGGAGACAAGCGCGCGTCCAGCAGGTGCTGGGAAGGGGGGCGCGCGCAGACTAGCGCAAGTGCTGTGCACCTGGTTGGTGAATGGGGTGCGTAGCCAGTGGGCCATTTTCCTCGGTTTGCTGGTGCCATCGGTATTGATCTTCCATGGGATCAGCCTGAGTGGCCTGCTGATCAATCTGGTGGCGATTCCCTGGGTGGGATTGTCGATACTGCCGCTTATCCTGCTGGGTGCCCTGTGTCCCCTGCTACCGCTGAAGACGCTGCTGTGGACATTGGCCGATCTACAGCTTTCCTGGCTGCTCGCGTTGTTTGGATGGCTGGATGGGCTCGCGCCCGGCTGGCAGGTGCTGCCAGTGCCGGGTCCCTGGGTGACGGTGTTGCTGGTGCTGAGTGCGTTGGCATTGCTACTGCCTAAGGGGGTGCCGGGCAGGGGACTTGGCTTGCTGTGCTTTCCGGTGATCGCGGTTGGCGCCACACCCTGGCAGCGGCCAGCGCCGGCCACGTTCGAGCTGTCGGTGCTGGATGTGGGGCAGGGACTCGCGGTGACAGCCACCACCGCTCAGCACACCGTGATCTTTGATACCGGCGCCAGTACCGCACGTGGCTGGAGCGCCGGCGCCGGTATTGTTGCACCGTATTTGCGGGCCCGGGGGCGGCCCAGTGTCGACGGTTTGATTGTCAGCCACGGGGATCGTGATCACGCCGGTGGTGCCGCCGGGGTAATGGCAATGCTGGCCGTAGACCAGCTGTTTGCGCCGGGGCGCCTCGGTCAGCGGCTTTCAGCTCAAGCAGCGGCTGATGCGACGGGACCGCCTCCACTTGTTATCGGCACGCAACCTTGTGTGGCGGGCAGTTCGGTACAGTTTGGCGAGCTCGCCGTCCGCTGGATGTGGCCGCTGTCTCCTGCGCTCAACGGTGAGGAGAATGACCACAGCTGCGTTGGTCTGCTGACCTGGCGCGATACCCGGGTGCTGCTGACCGGAGATATTTCCCGTCGGGTGGAAGCCCGGCTCGCCGCACTCTATCCCGATTTTGCCCCGGTGGACGTGCTGGTGGCGCCTCATCACGGCTCGCGTACTTCTTCCTCGCCGGCACTGCTGGCGTGGGCTGCCCCGCAGAGGGTGGTGTTCAGCGCGGGCTACCGGCACCACTTTGGCCACCCGCATCCGCAAGTGGTGTCCAGATACCGCGCACTGGGCGCCCAGCTATTCAATACGGCGGAGTTAGGGGCCGTGGAATTCCAGTGGCGCGAGCAAGACGACGCCCCAAGCGTGCAGTGTGCCCGCGGCGTGGCAAAGTTCTGGCGGGCCAGCGATGGTGGGGCTTCGGCTTGTATGCTGTCGCCGGTGCACCCTCGGCAAGATTAG
- a CDS encoding porin has protein sequence MKKTAISLAMAAALPTFAQAEVFDYYGKANVSFQSEDEGNGTVTDVSSNASRLGVKGELPLESGIKGIYKMEYQVNMDGEGDTFSQRNIYAGLEGGFGQIIGGKFDSPLKVAQKKVDLFNDLEGDIKSMVSKSDNRPSNAMQYTTPSFGGFKIAAAYISNKEAELLDDEGNVIDTRDNGTSISFAYDNNGVYLAYAYDQDVEGNDWSVNRVVAQYNFGNLQVGGLYEEQEKADNSTQDGWVTSVAYKIDSWTAKAQYGQSDIVKTDGETFSLGLDYKLSSATKVFGFYTDETAADDYERSYFGVGTELKF, from the coding sequence ATGAAAAAAACCGCGATTTCCCTGGCTATGGCTGCAGCACTTCCGACCTTCGCCCAAGCCGAAGTCTTCGATTATTACGGCAAGGCCAATGTGTCTTTCCAGTCCGAAGACGAGGGTAACGGCACCGTTACTGACGTATCCAGCAACGCATCCCGCCTGGGTGTGAAAGGTGAGCTGCCGCTGGAGAGCGGTATCAAAGGCATCTACAAAATGGAATACCAGGTCAACATGGACGGCGAAGGCGACACCTTCAGCCAGCGTAACATTTACGCCGGTCTGGAAGGCGGCTTCGGCCAGATCATCGGCGGCAAGTTCGACTCCCCGCTGAAAGTTGCACAGAAGAAAGTCGACCTGTTCAACGATCTGGAAGGCGATATCAAGAGCATGGTATCCAAGAGCGACAACCGTCCTTCCAATGCCATGCAGTACACCACCCCTTCGTTCGGTGGTTTCAAGATCGCCGCTGCCTACATCAGTAACAAAGAAGCCGAGCTGCTGGATGACGAAGGCAATGTAATCGATACCCGTGACAACGGTACCTCCATCTCCTTCGCCTACGACAACAACGGCGTTTACCTGGCCTACGCCTACGACCAGGACGTTGAAGGTAACGACTGGAGTGTTAACCGCGTAGTTGCACAGTACAACTTCGGCAACCTGCAGGTTGGCGGTCTGTACGAAGAGCAGGAAAAAGCGGACAACAGCACACAAGACGGCTGGGTAACTTCCGTCGCCTACAAAATCGACAGCTGGACCGCCAAGGCACAGTATGGCCAGTCCGACATCGTGAAAACCGATGGCGAAACCTTCAGCCTGGGCCTGGATTACAAACTGTCCAGCGCCACTAAGGTATTCGGTTTCTACACCGACGAAACCGCGGCTGACGATTACGAGCGCAGCTACTTCGGCGTAGGTACCGAGCTCAAGTTCTAA